GAAGGCACACATGATATTCACTTGTTGATTACCGGAATGGACATCACCGGAATTTCTTCTTTCAAAAGAGAGATTTAAATAAAACCACGCATGGATTAGAACAAGGGGAATTATCCTCCGGTTTTTCCTTTCACATAAATTATTTTGTCATCTGATTACCTTTCATGACCTTTGATTTGGATGGACCGGATTTTCACTTTAGGCTTGTTGTTTTTTTCTCTCATCAATTTTGGTGCTGACAGAAAAACTATTGAATCAGTCCGCACGCAGGAAAAAATTGTCATTGACGGAAACCTGAATGAAAGCTGCTGGAAAAATTCTTTTGTTGCCTCTGATTTTATTCAAAATGTACCTGTGGCAGGTGCTCCATCTTGTCGTAAAACGGATGTGATGGTGTCCTATGACAATCAAGCTATCTATGTTGCTGCCGTGATGTGGGATGAAAAAGACAGCATTACTAGCACGCTTTCTCAGCGTGATGATGTGGGTAATGCTGATTGGTTTGGTGTTATCTTTGATTCATACAATGCGGGTACACTTGGTTTTTCATTCATTGTTACAAGTGCCGGTGTGCAGGTTGATGAGCTGCATCAGGTTGATGATATTGATCCAAACTGGAATGCGGTGTGGCAAAGTGAAATCAGTATTCATGATGATAAATGGATTGCTGAATTGAAAATTCCTTTCTCTGCTTTGCGTTTTCCAAAATCAGAGAGTCAAACTTGGGGTATTAATTTTGCGCGCAACATCAGAAGAAATCGTGAGGAATCATATTGGAATTTTTATGACCCCAAAGGAATTAATCTTATTTCTCAGTTAGGTGTTTTGCATGGGATTAGTCAAATTGAAAGTCCGGTGCGGTTATCAGTTTCTCCTTATGTTTCAGGTTATATTGAGCATCACGGTGACAACGGAACAACATCTTACACAGCCAATGGCGGAATGGATTTGAAGTATGGTTTGAATGAATCATTCACGCTGGATGTAACGCTGATTCCGGATTTTGGTCAGGTACAATTTGATAATCAAGTTTTGAATTTATCACCATTTGAAGTGAAGTTTAATGAACGACGCCAGTTTTTTACTGAAGGTACTGAGCTATTTAATAAAGGAGATTTATTTTATTCAAGACGTATTGGAGGAACACCACTGAATTATTATGATGTCTATGGTGAAATTGACAGCAATGAAATAGTTTCTGCTAATCCGTCTGCTGCTCGGTTGTTCAATGCAACAAAGGTTTCTGGTCGCACTCAATCAGGTTTAGGTATTGGTGTATTTAATGCAATTACAGCGCCTTCTTTTGCAACTATTACTAATACACAAACAAATGAGGCAAGGGAAATTCAGACAGATCCTTTGACTAATTATAGCGTGATTGTATTTGATCAGAATCTGAAAAACAATTCAAGTGTTACAGTATTAAATACGAATGTCTGGAGATCAGGTAGTGCGTATGATGCAAACGTGACATCGGCTGCATATAATTTATACACCAAACAACAAAAATATCAAACGGTTGGTCAGTTTGTGTTGTCGCAAATTTATCATGAAGATTCTACTGATCTGGGACATCTAATCAATTTCGGATTTGGAAAATCAGCCGGGCAATTTACGTGGGGCACTTCTTATTTTGAAACCAGCAAATCCTATAACCCAAATGATCTTGGCTATTTTTTCTGGACCAATCAGCGAACCGTGAATGCGCAAGTGGGATACAGTATTTTTACTCCTTTTTGGAGACTGTATAATTTGTGGTCAAGTTTTTCAACTTCATATACACGGAATATTGATCCAAACGCATTTGCAAATCTTGAAGTAAATGCAGAAGTTGGTGGAACGTTTAAAAATTTTCTCACAGCCGGTTTTTGGCTTTTTAGTGAACCGGTTATCACGTATGATTTTTATGAACCTCGTGTTGATGGACGATTTAACGAGTATCCACAATCATTGGGTGCAGGCGGATTTATTTCATCAAATTACGGAAAACCATTTGCACTGGATATGCGATATGGGTATATTAAATTGAATGATCCGGGAAGATATATTTTAGA
This genomic stretch from Crocinitomicaceae bacterium harbors:
- a CDS encoding carbohydrate binding family 9 domain-containing protein, with the protein product MDRIFTLGLLFFSLINFGADRKTIESVRTQEKIVIDGNLNESCWKNSFVASDFIQNVPVAGAPSCRKTDVMVSYDNQAIYVAAVMWDEKDSITSTLSQRDDVGNADWFGVIFDSYNAGTLGFSFIVTSAGVQVDELHQVDDIDPNWNAVWQSEISIHDDKWIAELKIPFSALRFPKSESQTWGINFARNIRRNREESYWNFYDPKGINLISQLGVLHGISQIESPVRLSVSPYVSGYIEHHGDNGTTSYTANGGMDLKYGLNESFTLDVTLIPDFGQVQFDNQVLNLSPFEVKFNERRQFFTEGTELFNKGDLFYSRRIGGTPLNYYDVYGEIDSNEIVSANPSAARLFNATKVSGRTQSGLGIGVFNAITAPSFATITNTQTNEAREIQTDPLTNYSVIVFDQNLKNNSSVTVLNTNVWRSGSAYDANVTSAAYNLYTKQQKYQTVGQFVLSQIYHEDSTDLGHLINFGFGKSAGQFTWGTSYFETSKSYNPNDLGYFFWTNQRTVNAQVGYSIFTPFWRLYNLWSSFSTSYTRNIDPNAFANLEVNAEVGGTFKNFLTAGFWLFSEPVITYDFYEPRVDGRFNEYPQSLGAGGFISSNYGKPFALDMRYGYIKLNDPGRYILEITTSPRLRLSDKFFVVLTNYLGYLENEEGVALDNNFNVPFDGDDPIFSIRDRFITENTAAATYIFTNRMGITFRLRHYWSKVEYESFYRLDDEGKFQPTTYTGLSADSVSLHNNSYNAFTIDMAYRWVFAPGSELSLVWKNSIFSFSDQIDQNYFSNVQNLFDFPATNSISLKILFYLDFWTVKQRFSKK